The sequence GCGGGAATACGTCGATCCGGCCGGAGAGGGCTCCTTCGTTCAGGCCGGGGCGTCCTTTCATGCGTCCGCCGCGCACGCCTTCCTTCCCGTTGAAGCCGGATTCATTCAGGCCGGCAGTGGCGTAGATTTCGTAGTTTAGCCAGCTTAGCGGGGAGCCGAACAGGCCGACTCCATCGAGCATCCAGGTCGATGGAATAATGTATTTTTCAACATTCGGACGTTCAACGCCGTTGAACAACGTTGGTTCATGGTTCTGGTTCACAATGCCCAGCGGGGCGAGCACACGACCGGCACGGATGTTGACCGAATCGGCAAAAAGGAAATCGACATAGAGCTGTTCGATCAAGAGATATTCTTCATCGGTGGAGGCGTGTTCGAGTTCGATTTCCGAGCTGAGTTTGATCCAATCGTTAAAATCAAGGCCCATGTACATTACGAGTCGGTGGATATCGAGCAGGTCGTTGCCGCCTTCGACCCAGTTGGCGTGGATTTCGCCGTAGCCGCCGAAGCGGAGTTTGCTTTCTTCCTGGGTAACGGCGGCAAGATCGTTTCGCTCCCCTTTCAGGGCGGCCAGTTCGGCCTGGGTGTTCGCCATCTCGGCTTCGAGGGCCTTGAGACGCTCTTCGTTCTGGGCGAGGGCGGAACCCGCAAGGATTGCGACCGTGGCGATAACGCCGATGTGTTTGACTGCCTGATGTTTCATTTCTATCTCCTTTGTTGAGCGCCGGGAGGCGTATGCCGGATGCAAAGGAGGGTGGGCAACTTCGTCAAACGAAGGGGAACGGCCAACGTGGAAAGGGAGATGCTTGATTCCCTGCGAGACCCGTCCCGGTGGTTTGAATCGTTGGTAAGGTTGCCTAAACCCAATTCCTGCATCCGGCATCCGGTTCATCCACAGAACCCGCATTCCGGCAAAATTTAGTTTAAACAACCTTCAGGATCATC is a genomic window of Pontiella desulfatans containing:
- a CDS encoding porin; translated protein: MKHQAVKHIGVIATVAILAGSALAQNEERLKALEAEMANTQAELAALKGERNDLAAVTQEESKLRFGGYGEIHANWVEGGNDLLDIHRLVMYMGLDFNDWIKLSSEIELEHASTDEEYLLIEQLYVDFLFADSVNIRAGRVLAPLGIVNQNHEPTLFNGVERPNVEKYIIPSTWMLDGVGLFGSPLSWLNYEIYATAGLNESGFNGKEGVRGGRMKGRPGLNEGALSGRIDVFPLMSESQDLRLGFSGYYGGTDNKNKGGSNSNTNNVSTDNTFTMVSADFEYNLSRVHLRGVVALGENSDSSNLNAAYEPTDGAIGEQIFGWYLEAGADVLPAAWKTGKLKDSSLIPFVRYEEYDTQHSMADGDAADAKYDRSEITLGASWLLTRNLVLKGDVQFCDTAASGSTTKYNLGMGWVIN